The Doryrhamphus excisus isolate RoL2022-K1 chromosome 18, RoL_Dexc_1.0, whole genome shotgun sequence genome contains a region encoding:
- the LOC131106079 gene encoding class E basic helix-loop-helix protein 40-like gives MERIPSAQPPPMSKHQGDLTDMHGMDFPIYAYKPRRGMKRGEESKETYKLPHRLIEKKRRDRINECIAQLKDLLPEHLKLTTLGHLEKAVVLELTLKHVKTLSTLLEQQQQKILALQSGMHIEQPLVSQDKSEEMFRSGFHMCAKEILQYLASRERDVNFTPSHVINHLHKLATDVLQQSPKRPRSPISPPPEEIPTYSQHQPHKEVPTSLPPKPSEGYGRVPVIQRAHAPPSSEQSGSDTDTDSGYGGELEKNECSAPQRRPDYYSQEGKLMKRSMAERQSSGVKREDDEPRHKRARAESSEDELLSGAESSASSSSSGYGSYMSVSPNHPTPPPHPLCMPFYLIPPSAAAYLPMLEKCWYPGTMPMLYAGMGGSTTAVPSERPPPPPLVMSPRGGSPAPAVSQTPMDSPALLQALKQVPPLNMETKD, from the exons ATGGAGCGAATTCCGAGCGCGCAACCTCCTCCGATGTCGAAACATCAAGGTGATCTAACAGACATGCACGG CATGGACTTTCCCATATATGCCTACAAACCCAGGCGGGGAATGAAACGAGGCGAGGAGAGCAAG GAGACTTACAAGCTGCCTCACAGGCTCATCGAGAAGAAAAGACGTGACAGGATAAACGAGTGCATCGCTCAGTTGAAGGATCTGCTACCGGAACACCTCAAACTTACc ACGCTGGGCCATCTAGAGAAGGCTGTGGTTTTGGAGCTCACGCTCAAGCACGTGAAGACGCTCAGTACTCTACTGgagcaacagcagcagaagaTCCTCGCCCTGCAGAGCGGCATGCATATTG AGCAACCTTTGGTTAGCCAGGACAAGTCTGAGGAGATGTTCCGTTCTGGCTTCCACATGTGTGCTAAGGAGATTCTCCAGTATCTGGCCAGTCGCGAGCGCGATGTCAACTTCACGCCATCTCACGTCATCAACCACCTTCATAAGCTGGCCACTGATGTGCTCCAACAAAGTCCAAAGCGACCCCGTTCCCCCATCAGCCCTCCACCCGAAGAAATCCCCACTTACAGCCAGCACCAACCCCACAAGGAGGTGCCCACCAGCTTGCCACCGAAACCCAGTGAGGGCTACGGGAGAGTGCCTGTCATCCAGCGAGCGCATGCGCCTCCGAGTAGCGAGCAAAGCGGCAGCGACACTGATACAGACAGCGGCTACGGTGGCGAGCTGGAGAAGAACGAGTGCAGCGCCCCTCAGAGGCGCCCCGACTACTACAGCCAGGAGGGCAAGCTGATGAAGAGGAGCATGGCCGAGAGGCAGAGCTCTGGTGTCAAGCGGGAAGACGATGAGCCGAGGCACAAACGGGCCCGGGCGGAATCATCTGAGGATGAGCTGCTCTCAGGTGCTGAATCGTCAGCCTCCTCCTCATCTAGTGGCTACGGGAGCTACATGAGCGTCTCACCCAACCATCCAAcaccacccccacaccccctctGCATGCCCTTCTACCTCATTCCGCCCTCTGCCGCTGCCTACCTACCGATGCTGGAGAAATGCTGGTACCCAGGAACCATGCCCATGCTGTACGCCGGCATGGGGGGCTCTACCACGGCCGTCCCCAGCGAGAGGCCGCCTCCACCTCCGCTGGTCATGTCTCCCAGAGGAGGCTCTCCGGCTCCTGCAGTATCCCAGACGCCCATGGACTCCCCAGCCCTCCTTCAGGCATTGAAGCAGGTGCCACCCCTCAACATGGAAACCAAAGACTGA